The following proteins are encoded in a genomic region of bacterium:
- a CDS encoding penicillin-binding protein 2 codes for MPRKWTHNRAYKQAQYQQSRYRPTSFGYDSLGLSFDRVIRIRLVLVCIAVFCLALVARLYALQAYGSERWKLLALKQHQTTLEVMEPRASVADRNGQILAYSVPRVSLGIHPNLVQQPEKWSEALSLILDRPPSQIEAILKSQSRFAWLARSITKSQAEQVKQTKLPGLEFIQEYKREYPLGTLAGNLIGRIGADGQGLSGVELAFNHLLKADSYQLNLRRDARGQLVAPSRKQQTIFDATLAAASVDEVGNPRTMINQSEDLELTIDSSIQAIVEAEFVQGLSDTKAKRIFGTILDADSGEILALAQTPSYDPNQPLQDLSELRNAVIEDSFEPGSTLKPLVAALALDHAVATPNETIDCEQGRFRIGRHLIEDVHPLGIASFGDILVRSSNVGITKIGQRLGKEQLYHGIKSLGFGSLSGV; via the coding sequence ATGCCTAGAAAATGGACTCACAATCGTGCTTATAAACAGGCTCAATATCAGCAGAGCAGATACAGGCCCACGTCTTTCGGCTATGATTCCTTGGGGTTGAGCTTTGATCGAGTAATTCGCATCCGCCTCGTGCTCGTTTGTATCGCAGTTTTCTGCCTGGCCTTAGTCGCCAGACTTTACGCTTTGCAGGCATATGGAAGTGAGCGCTGGAAATTACTTGCGTTAAAGCAGCATCAGACAACTTTAGAAGTGATGGAACCGCGAGCTAGTGTTGCTGATCGTAACGGTCAAATCCTTGCATATTCAGTGCCGCGGGTTTCGCTAGGAATTCACCCAAATTTAGTGCAACAACCCGAAAAATGGAGTGAGGCACTGAGCCTGATCCTCGATCGACCCCCCAGTCAAATCGAGGCAATTCTGAAGAGTCAGTCGCGATTTGCCTGGTTGGCTCGCTCGATTACTAAATCTCAAGCTGAGCAGGTTAAGCAGACAAAGTTGCCAGGGTTAGAATTTATTCAAGAATACAAACGTGAGTACCCACTTGGAACACTTGCAGGGAATTTGATCGGCCGCATCGGTGCAGATGGTCAAGGACTTTCAGGGGTTGAGCTGGCCTTCAATCACCTACTTAAGGCCGACAGCTATCAGCTCAATTTGCGACGCGATGCGCGCGGCCAGCTTGTTGCTCCGTCACGGAAACAACAGACAATTTTTGATGCGACACTTGCTGCAGCAAGTGTCGATGAAGTCGGCAATCCTCGCACAATGATTAATCAGAGCGAAGATCTGGAATTGACCATTGACTCATCGATTCAAGCCATTGTTGAAGCAGAGTTTGTGCAGGGCTTAAGCGACACTAAGGCCAAGCGTATATTTGGCACGATCCTAGACGCTGATAGTGGTGAGATTTTAGCATTGGCGCAAACTCCAAGCTACGATCCGAATCAACCGCTGCAAGACTTAAGTGAATTGAGAAATGCGGTGATTGAAGACTCATTTGAACCTGGATCGACACTTAAGCCACTTGTCGCTGCGTTAGCGCTTGACCATGCAGTTGCAACCCCGAATGAGACAATTGATTGCGAGCAGGGTCGCTTTCGAATTGGACGACACTTAATTGAAGACGTCCATCCACTCGGCATTGCTTCGTTTGGTGACATTCTCGTACGTTCTTCCAATGTAGGAATCACTAAAATTGGACAACGCCTTGGTAAGGAGCAACTCTACCACGGAATTAAATCACTAGGTTTTGGTTCCTTGTCTGGAGTC
- the rsmH gene encoding 16S rRNA (cytosine(1402)-N(4))-methyltransferase RsmH — MEALSVVADPAVNQFTAHQPVLCQEVLSFLEDLPAGLIIDCTLGGGGHAAALLEAFPERHLLALDRDTLALVRAKKRLEKYQARITFEHAEFSQVAAVVSATSTLATESVAAIFADLGYSSDQMDTAERGFSFAKSGPLDMRLDQTQELSAEQVLNQYAERELTLVFLKGSVGSRSRTLARRIIDRRPLESTLEFAQICEEVLGRGYKPNAAKRKHPATVPFQAVRIEVNQEYDQIRALLEQSLQVLCDHGRLLVIDFHSTEDKLVTAKMREWEREQRGKVLTKKAITPSEQEIAANSRARSARLRVFQLTSSKQV, encoded by the coding sequence ATGGAGGCTTTATCTGTCGTGGCTGATCCTGCGGTTAATCAATTTACAGCGCATCAGCCCGTGCTTTGTCAGGAAGTTTTATCTTTCCTAGAAGATCTGCCGGCAGGGCTGATTATTGATTGCACGCTGGGCGGTGGGGGGCATGCGGCAGCACTACTAGAGGCGTTTCCCGAGCGTCATTTATTAGCCCTCGACCGCGATACTCTGGCATTGGTCCGAGCAAAAAAACGCCTTGAAAAATATCAAGCCCGTATTACCTTCGAGCACGCCGAGTTCTCGCAGGTAGCAGCAGTAGTTTCTGCTACAAGCACACTTGCTACTGAGAGTGTTGCCGCGATTTTTGCCGATCTCGGCTATTCCAGTGATCAAATGGATACAGCAGAGCGTGGATTTTCTTTTGCTAAATCTGGACCGCTCGATATGCGCCTCGATCAGACACAAGAATTAAGCGCTGAGCAGGTGCTCAATCAGTATGCCGAGCGAGAATTGACGCTGGTGTTTCTGAAGGGCAGCGTGGGTAGTCGCAGTAGGACGCTAGCGCGAAGAATTATCGACCGCAGACCACTAGAGAGTACTTTAGAATTTGCACAGATTTGCGAAGAAGTTTTAGGACGTGGCTACAAACCTAATGCTGCGAAGCGTAAGCACCCCGCAACGGTTCCTTTTCAGGCGGTGCGAATTGAGGTCAATCAGGAATATGATCAGATTCGTGCCTTACTGGAGCAGTCGCTGCAAGTGCTCTGCGATCACGGACGCCTGCTGGTGATTGATTTTCATTCCACGGAAGACAAGTTAGTTACCGCAAAAATGCGCGAGTGGGAGCGTGAGCAACGCGGAAAAGTTTTAACCAAAAAAGCGATTACGCCATCCGAGCAGGAAATTGCCGCCAATTCGCGCGCACGCAGCGCGCGACTCCGTGTATTTCAATTAACAAGTAGCAAGCAGGTTTAA
- the mraZ gene encoding division/cell wall cluster transcriptional repressor MraZ — protein MVSSGSKIPSQQRNYSFRGTFTHALDDKGRISLPAAFRDTLDSRRQASLVVTNFISQGARCLEAYPVDVWEELEAKLLRKSRFDPKLKQLENFYFSRACECSVDGNGRIKIPTHLIQYAGITKQVVFASVLDGFRIWDERVFELVFREAEQALLENPELFANIDLERDLKR, from the coding sequence ATGGTTTCAAGTGGTTCGAAAATTCCAAGCCAGCAAAGGAACTATTCCTTTCGTGGAACGTTTACCCATGCACTCGACGATAAGGGACGCATCAGCTTGCCTGCAGCTTTCCGCGATACTTTAGATTCGCGCCGACAAGCATCGCTGGTTGTCACAAATTTTATTTCTCAAGGGGCACGCTGCTTGGAGGCTTATCCAGTAGACGTCTGGGAAGAGCTTGAAGCTAAGCTACTCAGGAAGAGTCGCTTTGATCCAAAATTGAAACAACTGGAAAATTTTTATTTCTCACGTGCATGCGAATGTAGTGTGGATGGAAACGGGCGGATTAAAATACCTACCCATCTGATTCAGTACGCAGGGATTACTAAACAGGTAGTTTTCGCGTCTGTGTTAGATGGGTTTCGTATTTGGGATGAGCGTGTCTTTGAGCTCGTCTTCCGTGAAGCTGAACAAGCATTACTCGAGAATCCAGAATTATTTGCAAACATCGATCTTGAAAGAGATTTGAAGCGTTAG
- a CDS encoding thioredoxin fold domain-containing protein — MIKLIIGLVTFGLATYFGYIPIPQFLNPGQDPTKVQGNPVSVSITKAAFNDIRYNLDFQLKDLAEKGSFTIVEFTSKSCGICQQLNPRLSKLVNRRRDVQVVKIDLPEGPQEGTSFTATSEAEMEQKKAEMYGKIEEINKVLDRFSVCGAPHITIFDPDAKVTSKDTCNGRSGYAFLDSWLAKEGI; from the coding sequence ATGATTAAATTGATTATCGGTCTTGTTACCTTTGGTCTTGCGACATATTTTGGTTACATACCAATCCCGCAATTTTTAAACCCTGGACAGGACCCAACTAAGGTTCAAGGTAATCCAGTTAGTGTTTCGATCACGAAAGCAGCATTTAATGATATTCGTTATAATCTTGATTTTCAGTTAAAAGACCTGGCGGAAAAAGGATCATTCACTATTGTTGAGTTTACATCCAAGTCATGTGGCATTTGCCAACAATTAAATCCACGCTTAAGTAAACTTGTTAATCGACGCCGTGATGTGCAAGTTGTCAAAATTGATCTCCCTGAAGGCCCGCAGGAGGGCACGAGCTTCACTGCAACTTCCGAAGCTGAAATGGAGCAGAAAAAAGCAGAAATGTACGGCAAGATTGAGGAGATCAATAAAGTGCTTGATCGCTTTAGTGTCTGCGGAGCTCCGCACATAACAATTTTCGATCCCGATGCAAAAGTCACAAGCAAAGATACTTGCAATGGCCGTTCAGGTTATGCTTTCCTCGATAGCTGGCTGGCTAAGGAAGGAATCTAG